One Neisseria sicca genomic region harbors:
- a CDS encoding SH3 domain-containing protein has translation MKKALSVISVGFLSLSLLAACNGGESETQKELAALKEQLAQQQKQQAERENQEQEHRKQIEQQQREDELYQKAYQDAQEDLQMKQMLEEEKKQEEAKKKQAAEERKREEAKKKQALEEEPKQKEEARIKQEEPRIRQEESPKATAKPAASQQASKVTEKLVRYPAFVISESGSGSLNLRGGPSISAVSVTQLKDGQQLQVVAETNACTNANGGCWVKVQVGGLTGYVSNAYLQKGHVRDGAYAY, from the coding sequence GAAAAAAGCTTTATCAGTTATTTCCGTAGGTTTTTTATCTCTGTCTCTGCTTGCTGCCTGTAATGGTGGAGAAAGTGAAACCCAAAAAGAACTTGCTGCATTGAAAGAACAACTGGCGCAGCAACAAAAGCAACAAGCTGAACGCGAAAATCAAGAACAAGAACACCGGAAACAAATTGAGCAACAGCAAAGAGAAGACGAACTCTATCAAAAAGCCTACCAAGATGCCCAAGAAGACTTACAGATGAAACAAATGCTGGAAGAAGAGAAAAAACAGGAAGAAGCAAAGAAAAAACAGGCTGCTGAGGAACGTAAACGCGAAGAAGCTAAAAAGAAACAAGCTTTAGAAGAGGAACCTAAGCAAAAAGAAGAGGCCAGAATAAAACAAGAAGAACCCAGAATTAGACAAGAAGAATCCCCAAAAGCTACGGCAAAACCGGCTGCTTCACAACAAGCGTCCAAAGTTACCGAAAAACTCGTTCGTTACCCTGCTTTTGTAATTTCGGAATCTGGTAGTGGTTCGTTAAATCTCAGAGGAGGACCGTCTATTTCAGCAGTTTCTGTTACCCAATTGAAAGACGGACAGCAACTTCAAGTGGTGGCCGAAACCAACGCCTGTACCAATGCCAACGGTGGCTGCTGGGTTAAAGTTCAAGTCGGCGGATTGACGGGTTATGTATCTAATGCCTACCTGCAAAAAGGTCATGTACGAGATGGTGCTTATGCATATTAA